In one Arachis duranensis cultivar V14167 chromosome 9, aradu.V14167.gnm2.J7QH, whole genome shotgun sequence genomic region, the following are encoded:
- the LOC107466997 gene encoding mitogen-activated protein kinase kinase kinase YODA → MPIRWANPFSNSKETKKKASKESFIGTLHRKFKTPSEGRLGSRSGGPGRRCNDTISEMGDRSPAESRSPSPSKVARCQSFAERPHAQPLPLPGLHPSSIGRVDSEISISSKSRLEKSSKPSFLPLPRPACMRGRTNPSDLDGDMVASISSDGSADSDDQTESRNRSPLATDTDTGTRTAAESPSSMMLKDQPSVVSQLNSREAKKPVNILSNHMSSTSPKQRPLRNHVPNLQVPPHGAFYSAPDSSLSSPSRSPLRAFGTDQVLNSAFSAGKPYPEFNLAGSGHCSSPGSGHNSGHNSMGGDMSGQLFWQPSRGSPEYSPVPSPRMTSPGPSSRIQSGAVTPIHPRAGGTPTESQTSWADDGKQQSHRLPLPPLTITNSSPFSHSNSAATSPSMPRSPARAENPVSPGSRWKKGKLIGRGTFGHVYVGFNNDSGEMCAMKEVTLFSDDAKSLESAKQLMQEISLLSRLRHPNIVQYYGSETVDDKLYIYLEYVSGGSIYKLLQEYGQFGELAIRNYTQQILSGLAYLHAKNTVHRDIKGANILVDPNGRVKLADFGMAKHIKGQSCPLSIKGSPYWMAPEVIKNTSGCNLAVDIWSLGCTVLEMATTKPPWSQYEGVAAMFKIGNSKELPKIPDHLSNEGKDFVRRCLQRDPHDRPSASELLEHAFVKCAAPLERPILGPDASDPHPAITQGTKTLGIGQGRNLSILDSDRLAVHSSRALKTNPHASDIHIPRNISCPVSPIGSPLLRSRSPQHMNGRMSPSPISSPRTASGASTPLTGGNGAIPFSNQLKQSVYFQEGLVSMPKSPNGVYISGSAHNDSNVDIFRGMQMGSHITSELVPSENDILGKQFTRPSHPEPYDFQSVLADRVGRQLLRDHVKINPSLDLNPNSTLLSRGNGL, encoded by the exons ATGCCTATACGGTGGGCAAATCCGTTCTCAAATTCAAAAGAAACCAAGAAGAAAGCAAGTAAGGAAAGTTTTATTGGCACACTGCATCGGAAATTTAAAACACCATCTGAAGGTAGATTAGGCAGTAGATCTGGAGGTCCCGGTAGACGCTGCAATGACACAATTTCAGAGATGGGGGATCGTTCTCCAGCTGAATCAAGATCTCCTTCGCCTTCCAAAGTGGCAAGATGTCAAAGTTTCGCTGAAAGGCCTCATGCTCAGCCATTACCACTTCCTGGTCTTCACCCTTCAAGTATAGGCCGAGTAGATTCTGAAATTAGCATATCATCAAAATCAAGACTGGAAAAGAGCTCCAAGCCATCATTCCTTCCACTTCCAAGACCTGCATGTATGCGAGGAAGGACAAATCCTTCAGATTTGGATGGAGATATGGTTGCTTCAATCTCCAGTGATGGTTCTGCTGATAGTGATGACCAAACAGAGTCACGCAACCGTAGTCCTTTGGCAACTGACACCGATACTGGAACTAGAACGGCTGCCGAGAGTCCTTCCAG CATGATGCTCAAGGATCAACCATCTGTTGTCTCCCAACTAAATTCAAGAGAAGCCAAAAAACCAGTGAACATTCTAAGTAATCATATGTCTTCAACTTCACCAAAACAGAGGCCTTTAAGGAACCATGTTCCGAATCTGCAAGTTCCCCCTCATGGTGCCTTCTATAGTGCTCCAGACAGTTCCTTGTCAAGCCCATCGAGAAGCCCGTTGAGAGCGTTTGGCACAGATCAGGTGTTGAACTCTGCCTTCTCGGCTGGAAAGCCATACCCGGAGTTCAATTTAGCCGGTTCTGGCCACTGCTCTAGTCCAGGTTCCGGTCACAATTCTGGGCACAATTCAATGGGTGGGGACATGTCAGGACAGTTATTTTGGCAACCAAGCAGGGGTAGCCCTGAGTATTCTCCAGTTCCTAGTCCCAGAATGACTAGTCCTGGTCCTAGCTCTAGAATTCAGAGTGGAGCCGTCACACCTATTCATCCTAGAGCTGGGGGAACACCCACTGAATCACAGACAAGCTGGGCTGATGATGGAAAACAACAGAGTCATCGTTTGCCACTTCCTCCTTTGACAATTACCAATTCCTCGCCTTTCTCTCATTCCAATTCTGCAGCAACTTCACCATCCATGCCAAGAAGTCCAGCTAGAGCGGAAAATCCAGTGAGCCCTGGCTCACGTTGGAAAAAAGGAAAGCTGATTGGCAGAGGCACATTTGGACATGTCTACGTCGGCTTCAataa TGATAGTGGTGAAATGTGTGCAATGAAGGAGGTTACCCTGTTTTCAGATGATGCCAAGTCTTTAGAGAGCGCTAAACAATTAATGCAG GAAATTTCTTTATTAAGTCGGCTTCGGCATCCAAATATTGTGCAGTATTATGGTTCTGAAACG GTAGATGACAAGCTTTACATATACTTGGAGTATGTATCTGGAGGCTCCATATATAAACTTCTTCAAGAATATGGACAGTTTGGTGAACTAGCTATTCGTAATTATACTCAACAAATTTTGTCAGGGCTTGCTTATCTGCATGCTAAGAATACTGTCCACAG GGACATCAAGGGTGCAAATATACTTGTAGATCCAAACGGCCGGGTCAAGTTGGCAGATTTTGGCATGGCAAAACAT ATAAAAGGGCAATCATGTCCATTGTCAATCAAGGGAAGCCCTTATTGGATGGCTCCTGag GTTATAAAGAACACTAGTGGATGCAACCTTGCTGTGGATATATGGAGTCTTGGATGCACAGTTTTGGAAATGGCTACAACCAAGCCCCCTTGGAGTCAATACGAAGGG GTTGCTGCCATGTTCAAGATAGGTAATAGCAAGGAACTCCCAAAAATCCCAGATCACCTCTCAAATGAAGGAAAAGATTTTGTAAGGAGATGTCTACAACGTGATCCACATGATCGACCTTCAGCCAGTGAATTGTTGGAGCATGCTTTTGTGAAGTGTGCTGCACCTTTAGAAAGACCTATTCTGGGTCCTGACGCATCAGACCCTCATCCTGCAATTACACAGGGAACAAAAACTCTG GGTATTGGACAAGGAAGGAATCTTTCTATCTTGGATTCAGATAGACTTGCTGTCCATTCTTCTAGGGCCTTGAAAACTAATCCTCATGCAAG CGACATCCATATTCCAAGAAACATATCTTGCCCTGTCTCTCCCATTGGAAGTCCACTTTTGAGGTCAAGATCACCACAGCACATGAATGGAAGAATGTCACCTTCTCCAATATCTAGTCCACGGACTGCTTCTGGTGCATCGACGCCTCTCACAggtggcaacggtgccattccATTCAGCAACCAATTAAAACAGTCAGTTTACTTTCAAGAGGGTCTTGTAAGCATGCCCAAGTCCCCAAATGGTGTCTACATCAGTGGCTCTGCACATAATGACTCAAATGTTGACATTTTTCGTGGAATGCAAATGGGGTCTCACATTACCTCAGAACTAGTTCCCAGTGAAAATGATATTCTGGGTAAGCAGTTCACAAGGCCATCTCATCCTGAGCCATATGATTTTCAATCAGTCTTGGCGGATCGTGTTGGCCGGCAGCTGCTGCGGGACCACGTGAAGATTAACCCATCCCTTGATCTAAATCCCAACTCCACTTTGCTGAGCCGAGGAAATGGTTTGTAA